One genomic window of Gracilinema caldarium DSM 7334 includes the following:
- a CDS encoding LacI family DNA-binding transcriptional regulator, which translates to MVTIYDIARITGYSAPTVSKALNNQSDIGQKTKEKIINVAKELGYIPNSSAKGLVTRKSWLIGLIYEEDELGVGIEHPLFASIINAFKQEMEAVGYELIFIARNLGGRKMSLLEHCRYRHVDGVLIVNADASDTEILEVTKSDIPCISSNIVFPDICTVTSENIRPAVEAVQYLYALGHRSIAHIAGPQNSVAAAGYERLEGYKAGLVSRQLPIKSEFIVVSDFWNSESGYKAMIELWKNKEKPTAIFCASDIMSMGVMNACRDLGLRIPKDISIISFDDNLWASFSHPPLTTFRQDRQAIGKKAAEIMKRFLNGEKVPPRVLVPVTLIERESCAPIT; encoded by the coding sequence ATGGTTACTATTTACGATATTGCTAGGATTACCGGTTACTCAGCCCCTACGGTCTCCAAAGCACTCAATAACCAGAGTGATATTGGCCAAAAAACCAAGGAAAAAATAATAAATGTTGCAAAAGAACTAGGGTATATACCCAATTCAAGTGCTAAGGGTTTGGTTACCCGGAAATCATGGCTTATTGGACTTATTTACGAAGAAGATGAGTTAGGTGTTGGTATCGAACACCCTTTGTTTGCAAGCATCATCAATGCTTTTAAGCAGGAAATGGAAGCCGTTGGTTATGAACTCATTTTTATTGCCCGGAACCTGGGTGGCCGGAAAATGAGTCTGCTGGAACATTGCCGGTACCGCCATGTAGATGGGGTTCTTATCGTCAACGCCGATGCAAGTGATACGGAAATTCTTGAAGTTACCAAAAGTGATATACCTTGTATATCATCAAATATTGTATTTCCTGATATATGTACCGTAACTTCAGAGAATATACGTCCCGCTGTAGAAGCGGTACAGTATTTATATGCTTTAGGCCACCGGTCAATCGCACATATTGCTGGACCTCAAAATAGTGTGGCTGCCGCTGGCTATGAACGGCTCGAAGGGTATAAAGCGGGACTTGTTTCACGACAATTACCCATAAAAAGCGAGTTTATTGTAGTTTCAGACTTCTGGAACAGTGAGTCGGGCTATAAAGCCATGATAGAGTTATGGAAAAACAAAGAAAAACCAACAGCCATATTTTGTGCGAGCGACATCATGTCTATGGGTGTTATGAATGCCTGCAGGGATTTAGGCTTACGTATTCCTAAGGATATTTCCATTATTAGTTTTGATGATAACCTCTGGGCCAGTTTTTCTCATCCACCCTTAACAACCTTCCGCCAGGATCGGCAGGCAATTGGCAAAAAGGCCGCCGAGATAATGAAAAGGTTTTTAAATGGTGAAAAGGTACCCCCCCGGGTACTGGTGCCAGTTACCCTTATTGAACGAGAAAGCTGCGCACCAATTACTTGA
- a CDS encoding response regulator produces MLQILHIDRSELFRKIMQEIVLRCGHSVHSVATKHDALSFIAKHNIDLIITALEFNDGDAESFILDLPQATKQDIPVVVVTSSDSLELRERLFSLGVVDYILKTDVNEDYFKHFFATLSAEDELSRFMRDMKIAILDDSPIILKVIHRILDMNGFRFVDFYIKPGDLLHTTSIYDLYLIDIVLPELTGDKVIAELRSRQPNAIIISMSQFTGEKSISTVLLAGADDYIHKPFDAASLLSRIKINVRSFQYKKRLELMAVTDGLTGLYNHRFIFERLEEEHAKVSRYGRPLSVIMLDIDNFKHVNDTFGHRTGDVVIQSVAHAIMANIRKSDVAGRYGGEEFLILLPETGLSAAKVVAEKIRSTVAQLRFETKDLGITISAGVVQAQKDESYETLVNKADTNLYNAKRGGKNQVEG; encoded by the coding sequence ATGTTGCAAATTTTACATATTGATAGAAGTGAATTGTTCAGGAAAATTATGCAGGAAATCGTTCTTCGCTGTGGTCATTCGGTCCATAGTGTTGCAACGAAACATGATGCCCTATCCTTTATTGCAAAACATAATATTGATTTAATTATAACAGCCTTGGAATTTAATGATGGGGATGCAGAATCATTTATATTAGATCTTCCACAAGCAACAAAACAGGACATACCAGTGGTTGTAGTTACTTCGAGCGACTCCTTGGAATTACGGGAACGGCTTTTTAGCCTTGGAGTCGTTGATTATATTTTAAAAACAGACGTAAATGAAGATTATTTTAAACATTTTTTTGCAACCCTTTCAGCAGAAGATGAACTGTCTCGTTTTATGCGGGACATGAAAATAGCGATTCTTGATGATTCTCCTATAATTTTAAAGGTTATTCATCGTATACTCGATATGAATGGGTTCCGCTTTGTTGATTTTTATATTAAACCGGGAGATTTATTACATACTACTAGTATATATGATTTGTACCTAATTGATATAGTATTGCCTGAATTGACAGGTGATAAAGTAATAGCTGAACTTCGTTCACGCCAACCCAATGCGATTATTATCAGTATGTCCCAGTTTACTGGTGAAAAGTCCATCTCAACCGTATTACTGGCCGGTGCAGATGATTATATTCATAAACCCTTCGATGCAGCATCCTTGCTTTCCCGCATTAAGATAAATGTACGGTCCTTCCAATACAAAAAGCGTCTAGAGCTTATGGCCGTAACCGATGGACTAACAGGTTTATATAACCATCGCTTTATTTTTGAACGCCTCGAAGAAGAACATGCCAAAGTGTCCCGCTATGGACGACCGTTGTCGGTCATCATGCTAGATATAGATAATTTTAAGCATGTTAACGACACCTTTGGTCACCGAACTGGAGACGTGGTTATCCAGTCGGTTGCCCATGCAATTATGGCGAATATCCGAAAATCCGATGTGGCCGGTCGGTATGGAGGCGAAGAATTTCTCATACTTCTGCCTGAAACTGGCCTCTCAGCTGCCAAGGTAGTAGCAGAAAAGATTCGAAGTACCGTCGCACAACTGCGATTCGAAACGAAAGACTTAGGCATTACAATTTCAGCTGGAGTTGTTCAAGCACAAAAAGATGAAAGCTATGAAACTCTAGTAAACAAGGCTGACACAAACCTTTATAACGCTAAAAGGGGCGGTAAAAATCAGGTCGAAGGCTAA
- the dnaE gene encoding DNA polymerase III subunit alpha codes for MTDFVHLHVHSDYSLLDGAASVKSLITKAKALGMKHLALTDHGNMFGVLKFFKECKAAEINPIIGSEFYMTPGSRFDKKGSETGNKYYHLVLLATDETGYRNLMKLSSLSYTEGFYYKPRIDEELLVRYHEGLIGLSACLGGEIPSLLLEGKAEEALNRARRLRDILGDDNFYLELQDHGLPEQKKVNPLLVELSKRTGIPLVVTNDIHYLDKEDAVAQDILLCISTNKKRNELSRMRFETSEFYLKSGDEMAALFPEYPEAILNTVRIAERCHTSIPLPGPMLPDFELPPPFTNGADYIRHLTYEGLKKRYPEITEEIKKRADYELDIIIKMDFVGYFLIVADFINWAKEHDIPVGPGRGSGAGSIVAYAMRITDIDPLKYNLLFERFLNPERVSMPDFDVDFCFERRGEVIDYVTQKYGRERVGQIITFGTLKAKAVIKDVARALDIPLEESNRIAKLIPEDPKMTLAKAFEQEPELAKLAEDPRYQELFAIAKRLENKNRHSSLHAAGIVIGKTELTDYVPLYRDAKTGTVATQFTMDQIEECGLVKMDFLGLKTLTLIKNTENLIRKRGGEYANFDANSVSETDPATYKLLGEGQSTCVFQFESSGMQSILKQAKPNKIEDLIALNALYRPGPMAYIPQFVDSKWGRRPIEYPDPCLESILKETYGVIVYQEQVMQVAQIIGGYSLGQADLLRRAMGKKKPEVMVKEKARFIEGAKKKGFSEADADRIFEILVPFAGYGFNKSHAAAYSVVAYRTAYLKANFPAEFMAANLTNEITSTDKLPEYIDESRRMGLTIEPPDINRSDKYFTVVEGKIIYGLLGIKGLGDAAADEIVNQRSIAGPYKDFMDFLDRVDIKTVGKKVIELLIKTGAFDRFGQSRPMLLANLERAVEYAQNKKDDKKFGQSSLFEESGEKEYPDFEFESAPDWDKQEQLAIEKELIGFYFSGHPMDDYRQTWERSVTLDLAHPERSSPDKEYVIVGQIKSLRPFQAKNGKWMGFSSLADFNGQIDLTLFSDVWEKYKDKLHIDEIVALKGKVDRSRGEKISFIVSEMLDIQNLTEKSYREVHIRLRADAAQQEENLYPLRDHLFEHSGSCAVFIHIPVPGGESVVRTATQITSSADQWALESIGMLPGVAEVWRE; via the coding sequence ATGACCGATTTTGTGCATCTCCATGTCCACTCAGACTACTCTCTCCTCGACGGAGCGGCGTCGGTAAAAAGCCTTATTACCAAGGCAAAAGCCCTAGGCATGAAGCATCTGGCGCTGACCGATCATGGCAACATGTTCGGGGTGCTCAAATTTTTCAAGGAATGCAAAGCCGCTGAGATTAACCCCATTATCGGCAGTGAATTCTATATGACTCCAGGGTCCCGGTTTGATAAAAAGGGCTCTGAAACGGGCAACAAATATTACCACCTGGTACTCTTGGCTACCGATGAAACAGGGTACCGAAATCTGATGAAACTCTCATCCCTTTCCTATACAGAAGGATTCTATTATAAACCCCGGATTGATGAGGAACTCCTGGTCCGCTACCATGAGGGGCTCATCGGCCTCTCTGCCTGTCTGGGCGGTGAAATCCCGAGTCTCCTCCTAGAAGGAAAAGCCGAGGAAGCCCTGAATCGAGCCCGCCGTCTGAGGGATATCCTAGGGGATGACAACTTTTACCTTGAACTGCAGGACCATGGACTTCCGGAACAAAAAAAGGTTAATCCGCTCCTGGTGGAACTTTCCAAGCGGACCGGTATTCCGCTCGTGGTTACCAATGATATTCACTACCTGGATAAGGAAGATGCGGTCGCCCAGGATATACTCCTCTGTATCTCCACCAATAAAAAGCGGAACGAGCTATCCCGGATGCGCTTTGAAACCAGCGAGTTCTATCTGAAAAGCGGTGATGAGATGGCAGCCCTGTTCCCGGAATACCCCGAAGCCATTCTGAATACCGTAAGAATCGCCGAGCGGTGCCACACTTCCATTCCACTTCCGGGACCCATGCTTCCCGACTTTGAGCTTCCCCCGCCCTTTACCAATGGCGCCGATTATATCAGGCACCTCACCTATGAGGGTCTTAAAAAACGATATCCGGAAATTACCGAAGAAATTAAAAAACGGGCCGACTACGAACTGGATATCATAATTAAAATGGATTTTGTCGGCTACTTCCTAATCGTAGCAGACTTTATCAACTGGGCCAAAGAACACGATATTCCGGTCGGTCCGGGAAGGGGTTCCGGTGCAGGGTCCATCGTTGCCTATGCAATGCGGATTACCGACATCGATCCCCTGAAATACAATCTGCTTTTTGAACGGTTCCTCAACCCCGAACGGGTGTCCATGCCTGACTTTGATGTGGACTTCTGCTTCGAACGGCGGGGAGAGGTTATCGATTATGTTACCCAAAAGTATGGCCGCGAACGGGTAGGACAAATCATCACCTTTGGAACCCTTAAAGCCAAAGCAGTCATAAAAGATGTGGCCCGAGCACTGGACATCCCCCTGGAGGAATCCAACCGGATTGCAAAGCTCATCCCCGAAGACCCGAAGATGACCCTGGCCAAGGCCTTTGAACAGGAACCGGAGCTTGCAAAACTTGCAGAGGACCCGCGATACCAGGAACTCTTTGCCATAGCCAAGAGACTCGAAAATAAAAACCGCCATTCGTCCCTCCATGCGGCGGGTATCGTTATCGGAAAAACTGAACTTACCGACTATGTACCCCTCTATCGGGACGCCAAAACCGGTACGGTAGCAACCCAGTTTACCATGGACCAGATTGAGGAATGCGGCCTCGTTAAAATGGACTTTCTGGGGCTAAAAACCCTCACCCTCATTAAAAACACCGAAAACCTGATCCGCAAACGGGGCGGGGAATATGCCAATTTTGATGCAAACTCGGTCAGCGAAACCGATCCTGCCACCTATAAGCTCTTGGGAGAAGGCCAGAGCACCTGTGTATTCCAGTTTGAATCATCTGGCATGCAGAGCATCCTGAAACAGGCAAAGCCCAATAAGATTGAGGACCTCATCGCCCTGAACGCCCTCTACCGGCCGGGCCCCATGGCATATATACCCCAGTTTGTCGATTCCAAATGGGGCCGTCGGCCCATTGAGTATCCGGACCCATGCCTGGAATCGATCCTTAAGGAAACCTATGGGGTCATTGTCTACCAGGAACAGGTTATGCAGGTCGCCCAGATCATCGGCGGTTACAGCCTGGGACAGGCGGATCTGCTCCGGCGGGCCATGGGAAAAAAAAAGCCTGAAGTCATGGTGAAAGAAAAGGCTCGCTTTATCGAAGGGGCAAAAAAGAAGGGGTTTTCCGAAGCCGATGCGGACCGCATCTTTGAAATACTCGTTCCCTTTGCAGGGTACGGCTTTAACAAAAGTCATGCCGCGGCCTATTCGGTTGTTGCCTATCGAACGGCCTACCTCAAAGCCAATTTCCCCGCCGAATTTATGGCCGCCAACCTGACCAACGAAATTACCAGTACAGACAAGCTCCCCGAATATATTGATGAAAGCCGCCGGATGGGCCTCACCATAGAGCCGCCGGACATCAACCGTTCAGATAAATATTTTACGGTAGTAGAAGGCAAAATCATTTACGGCCTATTGGGGATTAAGGGACTTGGTGATGCCGCCGCCGATGAAATTGTGAACCAGCGCAGTATCGCCGGCCCCTATAAAGATTTCATGGACTTTCTTGACCGGGTGGATATAAAAACGGTCGGGAAAAAGGTTATTGAACTGCTGATTAAAACAGGAGCCTTCGACAGGTTTGGGCAGAGCCGCCCTATGCTTCTAGCCAACCTGGAACGAGCGGTAGAATATGCCCAAAACAAAAAGGATGATAAAAAATTCGGCCAGTCAAGTCTTTTCGAAGAGTCGGGAGAAAAGGAATATCCTGACTTTGAATTTGAGAGTGCACCGGATTGGGACAAGCAGGAACAGCTCGCAATAGAAAAGGAACTGATCGGCTTTTATTTTTCCGGCCACCCCATGGATGATTACCGGCAGACCTGGGAACGGTCGGTAACCCTGGACCTGGCCCACCCGGAACGGTCGAGTCCCGATAAGGAATATGTAATTGTCGGACAGATTAAATCCCTGCGGCCCTTCCAGGCAAAAAACGGCAAATGGATGGGATTTTCCTCCCTGGCTGATTTTAACGGACAGATAGATCTAACCCTCTTTTCCGATGTCTGGGAAAAATATAAGGATAAACTTCATATTGATGAAATTGTAGCCCTTAAAGGCAAGGTAGACCGTTCCCGGGGCGAAAAGATCAGCTTTATCGTAAGTGAAATGCTCGATATCCAGAATCTGACAGAAAAATCGTACCGGGAAGTTCATATCCGGCTCAGGGCCGATGCGGCCCAGCAGGAAGAGAATCTCTACCCCCTGCGGGACCATCTCTTTGAACATTCAGGGTCCTGTGCGGTTTTTATTCATATCCCCGTACCGGGGGGCGAATCGGTGGTACGAACTGCAACCCAGATCACCAGCAGTGCGGACCAATGGGCCCTGGAGTCCATTGGCATGCTGCCAGGTGTGGCAGAGGTCTGGCGGGAATAG
- a CDS encoding phosphodiester glycosidase family protein, producing MKSWVLVSSWLVLLLSCSTLNSSPVLQAGYNRSWHLDVPYLIWQNQGPLRYTSGQISNPPLLFWAIEVSLDNPAIQIVVGPDPLSYGVVPAIKVSSFAHQYDCVAAINGNPFDKVSDREGEPRQVVGIAIQEGFIIADPVSRYWALFISRDQSAHIVHQESLRSPEGTIDYEILKTVRFALGGFFLVLNNGTPITGKAIRHPRSAVGVSQDGKKLYLLAIDGRRKDSIGATEDETGQILSALGAWDGLILDGGGSTSLVLRNQAGKLEVLNHPLHEGILNRERAVATCLGIRVLDKP from the coding sequence ATGAAATCATGGGTACTTGTTTCATCATGGTTGGTACTCCTTCTTTCCTGTAGTACCTTAAATAGTAGTCCCGTCTTGCAAGCCGGTTATAACCGGAGTTGGCATCTCGATGTGCCCTACTTAATTTGGCAGAATCAGGGGCCACTTCGATACACCTCAGGCCAAATCAGCAACCCGCCTCTTCTTTTTTGGGCTATCGAGGTAAGTCTGGATAATCCGGCTATCCAGATTGTGGTAGGTCCAGACCCTCTATCTTATGGGGTGGTGCCAGCTATCAAGGTATCGAGTTTTGCCCATCAATATGACTGCGTTGCAGCAATAAATGGAAATCCCTTTGATAAAGTATCAGACAGGGAAGGTGAACCAAGACAGGTTGTTGGTATTGCCATACAAGAGGGGTTTATCATCGCAGATCCAGTTTCTCGTTATTGGGCACTTTTTATCAGCAGAGATCAAAGTGCCCACATAGTGCATCAAGAGAGCCTGCGTTCCCCTGAGGGTACTATTGATTATGAAATCCTGAAAACAGTCCGTTTTGCACTAGGTGGCTTTTTTCTGGTACTCAACAATGGCACCCCAATTACTGGCAAAGCCATCCGTCATCCTCGAAGTGCAGTCGGTGTGAGCCAGGATGGAAAAAAACTGTATCTTCTCGCCATTGATGGTCGTCGCAAGGATAGTATTGGTGCAACTGAAGATGAAACCGGCCAGATCCTTTCTGCCCTGGGAGCCTGGGATGGCCTTATCCTGGATGGAGGCGGCTCCACCAGCCTCGTACTTCGTAACCAGGCTGGAAAGCTGGAAGTTCTGAATCACCCTCTACACGAGGGAATCCTGAACCGGGAACGGGCAGTAGCAACCTGTCTCGGTATCAGGGTACTTGATAAGCCATAG
- the recG gene encoding ATP-dependent DNA helicase RecG → MFLKEIHTPIHHLKGAGSQTCQALARLGIRDIASLLSYYPRDWEDRSRIIPLSQWNKAKQVYTVVTVLAHEWFGYPKKTLKVHIEDDTARAELICFNRPFLEKQLEVGKSYLVWGQFSYRFGSLQSSSFEFEHADRVQKTAEFLFLPIYPLTAGLSQKILRRLVYQALQLYGKSLEDELPGSVLQQQALLDKTKALGAIHFPKNKDELEAAQRRIKYEELFYLEVLIGRRALERQNTLRRTPAPAQGQTQAQSQELEDKLSPLQKRLAERLPFELTKGQINAITEINRDMSGPHSMARLLQGDVGSGKTLVSFMAALRALEEGGQTALLAPTELLARQHAENAAKILEPLGVSVAFLTGNVKAAGRSALLKALAAGNIHLVIGTHALFSAGLQYHKLRLVIIDEQHRFGVLQRSAILAKGDNPDLLMMSATPIPRTLALTVFGDLDVSVISDLPPGRKPVKTHLARQSNEQKVYDFVRKELQAGHQAYFVYPLIEGDSDRSDQNNLKNAEAMAKRLSQEVFPEYNVALVHSRLDEEQKRLTMNAFRTGQIQILVATSVVEVGVDVPNATCMVVEHAERFGLSALHQLRGRVGRGPAQAYCFLVYSDRLTEDGKQRLKVMLEHNDGFRIAEEDLKLRGPGQIAGIEQSGYLSLGLADPILDASLLETARGDAFTILKQDPGLLEPGHIVIRQVLERASPFTQVAL, encoded by the coding sequence GTGTTCCTCAAGGAGATACATACTCCCATTCATCATCTGAAAGGGGCTGGCAGTCAGACCTGTCAGGCGCTTGCTAGACTCGGTATCAGAGATATCGCTTCCCTATTAAGCTATTACCCCAGAGACTGGGAGGATCGGAGCCGTATTATACCCCTTTCTCAATGGAACAAGGCAAAACAGGTTTATACGGTAGTCACAGTCTTAGCCCATGAATGGTTTGGCTATCCCAAAAAAACACTCAAAGTCCATATAGAAGATGACACGGCCCGGGCTGAACTCATCTGTTTTAACCGCCCCTTTTTAGAAAAACAGCTTGAGGTAGGCAAAAGCTATCTAGTCTGGGGGCAGTTTTCATACCGCTTTGGAAGCCTCCAATCATCGAGTTTTGAATTTGAGCATGCAGACAGGGTTCAAAAGACTGCTGAATTTCTCTTCTTACCAATCTATCCACTTACCGCCGGGCTTTCCCAAAAAATACTCAGACGTCTTGTCTATCAAGCTCTTCAATTATACGGAAAAAGTCTCGAAGATGAACTCCCTGGATCAGTGCTACAGCAACAAGCTTTATTGGACAAAACAAAGGCCCTGGGGGCCATTCATTTTCCTAAGAATAAAGATGAACTCGAAGCCGCTCAACGACGCATAAAATACGAAGAGCTTTTTTATCTCGAAGTTCTTATTGGCCGTAGGGCCCTGGAACGGCAGAATACCCTCAGGCGGACTCCGGCTCCAGCCCAAGGCCAAACGCAGGCCCAAAGCCAAGAATTGGAAGACAAACTCAGCCCCCTGCAGAAACGTCTGGCAGAACGGCTTCCCTTTGAACTCACCAAAGGGCAAATCAATGCTATTACAGAAATTAATAGAGATATGTCAGGTCCCCATTCCATGGCTCGGCTTCTACAGGGAGACGTCGGTTCCGGGAAAACCCTGGTCTCTTTTATGGCTGCCCTCAGAGCCCTTGAAGAGGGCGGACAAACGGCGCTGCTTGCTCCAACCGAACTTTTGGCTCGACAGCATGCAGAAAATGCTGCGAAAATTCTTGAACCCCTGGGTGTATCGGTAGCTTTTTTAACGGGAAATGTAAAAGCCGCAGGTCGAAGCGCCCTCCTTAAGGCATTGGCCGCCGGTAACATACATCTTGTCATTGGTACCCATGCCCTCTTTTCTGCCGGCTTACAGTATCATAAACTCAGGCTCGTTATTATTGATGAACAGCATCGCTTTGGAGTCCTTCAGCGCAGTGCGATTCTGGCCAAGGGGGATAATCCGGACCTCCTTATGATGAGTGCTACCCCCATCCCCCGAACCCTTGCTCTTACTGTCTTTGGCGATCTGGATGTATCAGTCATTTCGGATCTTCCTCCTGGACGAAAACCGGTAAAAACCCATTTGGCTCGACAATCGAATGAACAAAAAGTGTACGATTTCGTTCGCAAAGAACTACAGGCAGGGCATCAGGCATATTTTGTATATCCTCTTATAGAAGGGGATTCGGACCGGTCAGACCAGAACAATCTGAAAAATGCAGAGGCTATGGCCAAACGTTTATCTCAAGAGGTTTTTCCAGAATATAACGTTGCACTGGTTCATTCCCGGCTTGATGAAGAGCAAAAACGCCTGACGATGAATGCATTTCGTACAGGGCAAATTCAAATTCTCGTTGCAACCAGTGTGGTAGAAGTAGGAGTTGATGTCCCTAATGCAACCTGTATGGTGGTGGAACATGCTGAACGGTTCGGACTCTCTGCATTGCATCAGCTTCGAGGCCGGGTTGGCCGGGGCCCCGCTCAGGCCTACTGTTTTCTCGTTTACTCAGACAGGCTCACCGAAGACGGAAAACAGCGGCTCAAAGTCATGCTTGAGCATAACGACGGCTTCCGTATAGCCGAAGAGGACCTCAAGCTGCGGGGCCCCGGCCAGATAGCCGGTATTGAACAATCCGGTTATCTGAGTCTGGGACTGGCTGACCCGATTTTGGATGCTTCACTCTTAGAAACAGCCCGTGGGGATGCCTTTACGATTCTTAAGCAGGACCCGGGATTATTAGAACCGGGACACATCGTCATTAGGCAGGTATTAGAACGGGCATCCCCCTTCACTCAAGTTGCACTTTAA
- the rpsU gene encoding 30S ribosomal protein S21, with product MAHIVVDDNEMLEKAIKRFKRMVEKEGIIREYKKREYYEKPSTILNRKKKAIQRKLMKKNRKGKSEY from the coding sequence GTGGCCCATATTGTCGTGGATGACAACGAGATGCTGGAAAAGGCGATCAAACGGTTTAAACGTATGGTTGAAAAAGAGGGTATCATTCGGGAATATAAGAAACGGGAATACTATGAAAAACCTTCCACCATCCTCAACCGGAAAAAGAAGGCTATTCAGCGCAAGCTGATGAAAAAAAACCGCAAGGGTAAGTCTGAATACTAA
- a CDS encoding pyridoxal phosphate-dependent aminotransferase, producing MRRDMVHPGANQLRYEIREIVGFARELGRWNIPITWENIGDPVKKGESIEPWIKELVRNRVMDDRSYAYSDTEGIWETREFLANLVNQRAEQNPLEALASPCAPVCAEDIIFFNGLGDAVAKVFGFLRREARVLGPSPAYSTLSSAEAAHSGYDHLTYRLDPEQNWMPDMEDVELKVKYNDAIAGLLLINPDNPTGAVYPIEVLKEFVRIAKTYGLFIIADETYANIVFPGNKTAALSQVIDDVPGLALRSISKEIPWPGARSGWIEVYNRHVDPQFSRYIQSLLDAKRLEVCSTTLPQLCIPDIMGDPRYPAHLERRSRMFQQRAEEAAAAFASRKGVRLIQPRGALYATALFDRDVFFDDQKEERRLTVQDKGLEDFIAKKTESVAPDKRFVYWLLAATGICVVPLSGFVSQQPGFRFTLLEQDDAKRSWIYRTLAMVAEQYLGS from the coding sequence ATGAGAAGGGATATGGTACATCCGGGGGCGAATCAGTTACGGTACGAGATTCGTGAAATTGTCGGCTTTGCCAGGGAACTGGGCCGGTGGAATATTCCCATTACATGGGAAAACATCGGTGATCCGGTTAAAAAGGGCGAATCCATTGAGCCCTGGATTAAGGAACTCGTCCGGAACCGGGTCATGGATGATCGTTCCTACGCCTACTCAGATACAGAAGGGATCTGGGAAACGAGGGAATTCCTCGCAAACCTGGTAAACCAGCGGGCAGAACAGAATCCTCTCGAGGCCTTAGCAAGTCCTTGTGCTCCGGTATGTGCAGAGGACATCATCTTTTTTAATGGTCTCGGCGATGCGGTTGCCAAGGTGTTTGGTTTTCTGCGCCGGGAAGCTCGGGTCCTGGGGCCGTCGCCAGCCTACTCCACCCTCTCTTCTGCTGAGGCAGCTCATTCTGGCTATGACCACCTGACGTACCGCCTCGATCCAGAACAAAACTGGATGCCCGATATGGAGGACGTGGAGTTAAAAGTAAAATATAACGATGCCATTGCGGGGCTTTTGCTCATCAACCCTGATAATCCTACCGGAGCAGTGTATCCCATCGAGGTGCTTAAGGAATTTGTCCGGATTGCAAAGACCTATGGTCTTTTTATCATTGCCGATGAAACCTATGCAAATATAGTCTTTCCGGGCAATAAAACAGCCGCCCTCTCCCAGGTAATTGATGATGTTCCTGGGCTGGCCTTACGATCCATCTCAAAAGAAATTCCCTGGCCCGGGGCTCGTTCCGGATGGATTGAGGTATATAACCGTCATGTGGACCCCCAATTTAGCCGGTATATCCAGAGTTTACTTGATGCAAAACGGCTTGAGGTATGCTCCACTACCTTGCCCCAGCTCTGCATCCCTGACATTATGGGTGATCCCCGTTATCCGGCCCATCTGGAGCGGCGGAGCCGAATGTTTCAACAGCGGGCCGAAGAGGCCGCAGCGGCCTTTGCAAGCCGGAAGGGCGTCAGGCTTATTCAGCCCCGGGGCGCCCTTTATGCTACTGCTCTTTTTGACCGGGATGTCTTTTTTGATGACCAGAAAGAGGAGCGGCGTTTAACCGTACAGGATAAGGGCCTTGAGGACTTTATTGCCAAAAAAACTGAATCGGTGGCACCGGATAAACGCTTTGTCTATTGGCTTCTTGCTGCAACCGGCATCTGTGTGGTTCCCTTATCGGGGTTTGTAAGTCAACAGCCGGGCTTCCGCTTTACCCTCTTGGAGCAAGATGATGCCAAACGAAGCTGGATTTACCGCACCCTTGCAATGGTTGCAGAACAATACCTGGGATCCTGA
- a CDS encoding YggT family protein has product MGILMRILASCTTVYMVLLFIRIMLTWFNSPLSFNRSTELLSRITDPYLHWFRRFPQLRTEVLDFSPVAALAVLALVNNIFLTIAVYGRITLGIILSMLVTSLWSAVAFVLSFFIVILAVRFVAYILGSNNVHPIWRAIDTLSKPVLYRINRIIFRDRLVTYTTGLLTTVVVLLILRIVGGILVNLLSNLLIRLPI; this is encoded by the coding sequence ATGGGCATACTCATGCGTATATTAGCTTCATGCACCACGGTATACATGGTTCTGCTCTTTATCAGAATCATGTTGACCTGGTTTAATAGTCCCCTTTCGTTCAATCGATCTACCGAGCTGTTAAGCCGTATTACCGATCCTTATCTACACTGGTTCCGCCGTTTCCCTCAACTACGAACTGAGGTACTGGATTTTTCCCCTGTAGCTGCCCTGGCGGTACTGGCCCTGGTAAACAATATTTTCCTTACCATCGCAGTGTATGGTCGAATCACACTAGGTATTATCCTTTCGATGCTTGTGACTAGTCTGTGGTCTGCTGTTGCCTTTGTATTGAGTTTTTTTATAGTTATCTTAGCTGTGCGTTTTGTTGCTTATATTCTGGGAAGTAACAACGTCCATCCCATCTGGCGTGCTATCGATACCTTATCTAAACCAGTACTGTACCGGATAAATAGGATCATATTCAGGGACCGGCTCGTTACCTATACCACAGGACTGCTCACCACGGTAGTTGTTCTGCTTATACTCCGCATCGTTGGTGGAATCCTGGTTAATCTCCTTTCCAATCTGCTTATTCGTCTTCCTATTTAA